From Cyprinus carpio isolate SPL01 chromosome A7, ASM1834038v1, whole genome shotgun sequence, a single genomic window includes:
- the LOC109078330 gene encoding protein TSSC4-like, with the protein MSDQNRKEKDALNSLSNRDTIELPDDLSLSDSDSDEPIEHFSRKVEYLSSSSEDEDETPQHVQSVPQENPTFRLTGGSSGFCHRSRDIFAQLDSAAKLTSKDLGEDNILDGTFARPAPPSPPPQAAKRKCGQETTKKQPPVKKLPDYLGHPERWTHYSLEDVAETSDRENSQVAHQYIQGLQDSRRSQEAALETFTPAFNQDHSSTSENKIVFAIPKIKDQSGSKLDHVKKEVELQHLDDRQETDEGEDAPLHHQLSSWENKEKKRKWGTEKEDNNKKVSCVVFNSSKKVKVNRKHFRKTFEDDEGGTE; encoded by the coding sequence ATGAGTGACCAAAACCGCAAAGAAAAGGATGCCCTCAACAGTCTGTCTAATAGAGATACAATTGAGCTACCAGATGATCTTTCTCTAAGTGACTCTGACTCTGACGAGCCCATTGAGCATTTCAGCAGAAAAGTTGAGTACTTGTCATCGTCCTCAGAGGATGAAGACGAGACTCCGCAGCACGTCCAGTCTGTTCCTCAAGAAAATCCCACCTTCAGATTGACAGGTGGGAGCTCTGGTTTTTGTCATCGGAGCAGGGACATCTTTGCACAGTTGGATAGTGCTGCAAAGCTCACGTCTAAAGATCTAGGTGAAGACAACATCCTTGATGGCACGTTTGCCCGTCCTGCTCCACCATCACCTCCACCACAGGCAGCTAAGAGGAAATGTGGTCAAGAGACAACCAAAAAACAACCTCCAGTCAAAAAACTCCCAGACTACCTTGGACACCCTGAGCGCTGGACCCACTACAGTCTGGAAGATGTCGCTGAAACCAGTGATAGAGAGAATAGTCAGGTTGCTCATCAGTATATACAAGGCCTTCAAGACAGCAGGAGGTCTCAGGAGGCGGCACTTGAAACTTTCACTCCAGCTTTCAACCAGGATCACAGCAGCACCAGTGAGAATAAGATTGTGTTTGCTATACCCAAGATTAAAGATCAGAGTGGGAGCAAACTTGATCATGTTAAGAAGGAAGTTGAACTTCAACACTTGGATGACAGACAAGAGACTGATGAAGGAGAGGATGCTCCTCTTCATCACCAACTTAGCTCATGggagaataaagagaaaaaaagaaagtgggGGACTGAAAAAgaggacaacaacaaaaaggtGTCCTGTGTTGTTTTCAACAGTAGtaagaaagtaaaagtaaatcGCAAACACTTCCGTAAAACATTTGAGGATGATGAAGGTGGCACAGAGTGA